In the genome of Luteibacter yeojuensis, one region contains:
- a CDS encoding inositol monophosphatase family protein yields MPRPAVNVAARAARSAGNIILRYMNRIEGLAVVEKQRMDFASEVDRLAEAEIVKELRRAYPTHAILGEESGQTGKGPLTWVIDPLDGTHNYLRGIPHFSVSIALVEKGEPVYGVVFDPLRDELFTASKGDGAYLNDRRIRVGKREGLAGALIATGFPYRVRNHLDSQLAMTAALLKEAEDVRRMGSAALDLAYVAAGRVDGYFEPGLSVWDIAAGALLVREAGGVYGDFAGREGLPESGNIIAANHKVAAAMTEIIGANATPRLLGT; encoded by the coding sequence ATGCCAAGACCCGCCGTCAACGTCGCGGCGCGCGCCGCGCGCTCCGCAGGAAACATCATCCTGCGCTACATGAACCGCATCGAGGGCCTCGCGGTCGTCGAGAAGCAGCGGATGGACTTCGCCTCCGAGGTCGATCGCCTCGCCGAAGCGGAGATCGTCAAGGAACTGCGCCGGGCCTATCCGACCCACGCCATCCTCGGCGAGGAATCCGGCCAGACGGGCAAGGGGCCCCTGACCTGGGTGATCGATCCCCTGGACGGCACCCACAACTACCTGCGCGGCATCCCCCACTTCAGCGTATCCATCGCGTTGGTCGAGAAGGGCGAACCGGTCTACGGCGTGGTCTTCGACCCGCTGCGCGACGAACTGTTCACCGCGAGCAAGGGCGACGGCGCCTACCTCAACGACCGCCGCATCCGCGTGGGCAAGCGCGAAGGCCTGGCCGGCGCGCTGATCGCCACGGGCTTCCCTTACCGCGTGCGCAACCACCTCGACTCGCAGCTGGCCATGACCGCCGCGCTGCTCAAGGAAGCCGAGGACGTCCGCCGCATGGGCTCGGCCGCGCTGGATCTCGCCTACGTCGCCGCCGGCCGCGTCGACGGCTACTTCGAGCCCGGCCTCAGCGTGTGGGATATCGCCGCGGGCGCCCTGCTCGTCCGCGAGGCGGGCGGCGTATACGGCGATTTCGCCGGGCGCGAAGGCCTTCCCGAGAGCGGCAACATCATCGCGGCCAACCACAAGGTGGCCGCCGCCATGACCGAGATCATCGGCGCCAACGCGACGCCGCGTTTGCTGGGCACCTGA
- a CDS encoding BolA family protein, whose protein sequence is MDAARIQALIEAGLPGARVDVQGDDGVHFEAEVVSEQFAGKLPLARHRLVYATLGDLMGGAIHALGLKTLTPDEAASRR, encoded by the coding sequence ATGGACGCTGCGCGCATCCAGGCACTGATCGAAGCCGGCCTGCCCGGCGCGCGGGTGGACGTCCAGGGCGACGACGGCGTCCATTTCGAAGCCGAGGTCGTCTCGGAACAGTTCGCCGGCAAGCTGCCCCTGGCACGCCATCGCCTCGTCTACGCCACCCTCGGCGACCTCATGGGCGGCGCCATCCACGCCCTCGGCCTCAAGACCCTCACTCCGGACGAAGCCGCCAGCCGCCGCTGA
- a CDS encoding KpsF/GutQ family sugar-phosphate isomerase: protein MNARTAPPAHSRLVNADAVIRSARNVIKTEAAGIRALEAKIDAAFVQACQMILACKGRVVVSGMGKSGHIGRKIAATLASTGTPSFFVHPGEASHGDLGMIQPDDLVLGISYSGETDELLYILPAIKRQGIGLISITGNPNSSLATQADLNLDANVASEACPHGLAPTASTTAALVMGDALAVALLEARGFTSDDFARSHPAGSLGRRLLLHISDVMHAGDDVPRVRLEATLSEALVEMSRKRLGMTAVVDGENHLLGVFTDGDLRRALDDDGVDLRSASVAQLMTRGPKTIGSDKLAVEAAQLMEKHQINALLVVDADGCVVGALNIHDLLRARVV from the coding sequence ATGAACGCCCGCACCGCACCGCCCGCCCATAGCCGCCTCGTCAACGCCGACGCCGTCATCCGCAGCGCGCGGAACGTCATCAAGACCGAGGCCGCCGGCATCCGGGCCCTCGAGGCGAAGATCGACGCGGCCTTCGTCCAGGCCTGCCAGATGATCCTGGCCTGCAAGGGCCGGGTCGTGGTCTCGGGCATGGGCAAATCCGGCCACATCGGGCGCAAGATCGCCGCCACGCTGGCGTCCACCGGCACGCCCTCGTTCTTCGTGCATCCTGGCGAGGCCAGCCACGGCGACCTGGGCATGATCCAGCCCGACGACCTCGTGCTGGGCATCTCGTACTCCGGAGAGACCGACGAACTGCTCTACATCCTCCCGGCGATCAAGCGCCAGGGCATCGGCCTCATCTCGATCACCGGCAACCCGAATTCCTCGCTGGCCACCCAGGCCGACCTCAACCTGGACGCCAACGTCGCCTCGGAAGCCTGCCCGCACGGCCTGGCCCCCACCGCCAGCACCACGGCGGCCCTGGTGATGGGCGACGCCCTCGCGGTGGCGCTGCTGGAGGCCCGTGGCTTCACCTCCGACGATTTCGCCCGTTCGCACCCGGCCGGCAGCCTCGGACGCCGCCTGCTCCTGCACATCTCCGACGTGATGCATGCGGGCGACGACGTGCCGCGCGTACGCCTGGAAGCCACGCTTAGCGAGGCCCTGGTGGAAATGTCGCGCAAGCGCCTGGGCATGACCGCCGTGGTCGACGGCGAGAACCACCTGCTGGGCGTGTTCACCGACGGCGACCTGCGCCGCGCGCTGGACGACGACGGCGTGGACCTGCGCAGCGCCTCGGTGGCGCAGCTCATGACCCGCGGCCCGAAGACCATCGGCTCGGACAAGCTCGCGGTGGAAGCCGCCCAGCTGATGGAGAAGCACCAGATCAACGCCCTCCTCGTGGTGGATGCGGACGGCTGCGTGGTCGGCGCGCTGAACATCCACGACCTGCTCAGGGCCCGCGTCGTCTGA
- the purM gene encoding phosphoribosylformylglycinamidine cyclo-ligase: protein MSSDQGSLTYRDAGVDIDAGNALVERIKPMVKRTFRPEVMGGLGGFGGLFDLSGRYKEPVLVSGTDGVGTKLKLAQQLGRHDTIGIDLVGMCVNDVLVQGAEPLFFLDYFATGKLDVDTAAAVVGGIAKGCELAGCALIGGETAEMPDMYPPGEYDLAGFTVGAVEKSAMNDGSSIAAGDVILGVASSGPHSNGYSLIRRILERAGSPLDTDLDGVRLVDALMAPTTIYVKPMLDLIGKVDVHGMAHITGGGLKENIVRVVPDGLALSIDASSWDLPAVFEWLQREGNVADDEMWRTFNCGIGFTVLLAEGQVEAARAVLAGHGLESQPIGVVVTHEGGERVHIA, encoded by the coding sequence ATGTCCTCCGACCAGGGCTCCCTCACCTACCGCGACGCGGGCGTCGACATCGATGCCGGCAACGCCCTTGTCGAGCGCATCAAGCCGATGGTCAAGCGGACCTTCCGGCCCGAGGTGATGGGCGGGCTCGGCGGCTTTGGCGGGCTGTTCGACCTCTCCGGCCGCTACAAGGAACCGGTGCTGGTCTCCGGCACCGACGGCGTGGGCACGAAGCTCAAGCTGGCCCAGCAGCTCGGCCGCCACGACACCATCGGCATCGACCTCGTCGGCATGTGCGTCAACGACGTGCTCGTGCAGGGTGCCGAGCCATTGTTCTTCCTCGATTACTTCGCCACGGGCAAGCTCGACGTCGATACGGCGGCCGCGGTCGTCGGCGGCATCGCAAAGGGCTGCGAACTGGCCGGCTGCGCGCTGATCGGCGGCGAAACCGCCGAAATGCCCGACATGTACCCCCCCGGTGAGTACGACCTCGCCGGCTTCACCGTCGGCGCCGTGGAAAAGTCCGCGATGAACGACGGTTCGTCCATCGCCGCGGGCGACGTCATCCTCGGCGTGGCCTCGTCCGGCCCCCATTCGAACGGCTATTCGCTCATCCGCCGCATCCTCGAGCGGGCCGGCTCGCCGCTCGATACCGACCTCGACGGCGTCAGGCTCGTCGACGCCCTCATGGCGCCCACGACGATCTACGTGAAGCCCATGCTGGACCTGATCGGCAAGGTGGACGTGCACGGCATGGCCCACATCACCGGCGGCGGCCTGAAGGAAAACATCGTCCGCGTCGTCCCGGACGGCCTGGCCCTCTCCATCGACGCCTCGTCGTGGGACCTGCCGGCCGTGTTCGAGTGGCTTCAGCGCGAAGGCAACGTGGCCGACGACGAGATGTGGCGCACCTTCAACTGCGGCATCGGCTTCACCGTGCTGCTCGCGGAGGGCCAGGTCGAGGCGGCCCGCGCGGTGCTCGCCGGGCATGGCCTCGAGAGCCAGCCGATCGGCGTGGTCGTCACCCACGAGGGCGGCGAGCGCGTCCACATCGCCTGA
- a CDS encoding KdsC family phosphatase translates to MAYTHYSEIPADVAERAARVRLVVFDVDGTLTDGRLWYGEDGRETKVFHVHDGLGLKALQRNGVTVGIITARISHPVALRAEELGIANVYQGQKDKRACLTGLLEALGLAPEQAAFVGDDLPDLPAMGICGLAVATANAHPWVAERAHWRTRLIGGYGAAREVADLILAAQGKAEAERDRWL, encoded by the coding sequence ATGGCCTACACCCACTACTCCGAGATTCCCGCCGACGTCGCCGAGCGCGCGGCCCGCGTACGCCTGGTCGTCTTCGACGTGGACGGCACGCTGACCGATGGCCGCCTCTGGTACGGCGAGGACGGCCGCGAGACCAAGGTCTTCCACGTGCACGACGGGCTCGGCCTCAAGGCATTGCAGCGGAACGGCGTGACGGTCGGGATCATCACCGCCCGGATCAGCCACCCCGTGGCATTGCGCGCCGAGGAACTCGGCATCGCCAACGTCTACCAGGGCCAGAAAGACAAGCGCGCCTGCCTCACGGGCCTGCTCGAGGCCCTCGGCCTCGCGCCGGAACAGGCGGCTTTCGTCGGCGACGACCTGCCCGACCTGCCCGCCATGGGCATCTGCGGGCTGGCCGTGGCGACGGCCAACGCCCATCCCTGGGTGGCCGAGCGCGCGCACTGGCGCACCCGCCTCATCGGCGGTTACGGCGCCGCGCGGGAAGTGGCGGACTTGATCCTCGCCGCGCAGGGCAAGGCCGAAGCCGAGAGGGACCGCTGGCTGTGA
- a CDS encoding DUF3108 domain-containing protein, translated as MTTTTLLRAGLALALALPAAAFAADVPQSFTATYQVLKDGGPLGEATITLKPAGSGQFEYSNETKGTSGLAAMLGANVSETSRFTWAGQVPQAVSYHYEMQAAIKSKTRNLTVQGRNVQVQDNKKSFSYPAVPGMVERNTLPLALGVALRSGRKEVALPVAVKQEVENQTFKVSATEKVSVPAGSFDAVRVDRTDADRGFNAWYVPSKYPVPVKLAQKDGGDLTMELVKFEGK; from the coding sequence ATGACCACCACCACCCTCCTCCGCGCCGGCCTCGCCCTGGCCCTCGCCCTGCCTGCCGCCGCGTTCGCCGCGGACGTGCCGCAGTCCTTCACCGCCACCTACCAGGTCCTCAAGGACGGTGGCCCGCTGGGCGAGGCCACGATCACGCTGAAGCCGGCCGGCAGCGGCCAGTTCGAATATTCCAACGAGACGAAGGGCACCTCGGGCCTCGCCGCGATGCTGGGCGCCAACGTGTCGGAGACATCGCGGTTCACCTGGGCCGGCCAGGTTCCTCAGGCGGTGAGCTACCACTACGAAATGCAGGCGGCTATCAAGTCGAAGACGCGCAACCTCACCGTGCAGGGCCGCAACGTGCAGGTCCAGGACAACAAGAAGAGCTTCAGCTACCCCGCCGTGCCGGGCATGGTCGAGCGGAATACCCTGCCCCTCGCTCTCGGCGTGGCGCTGCGCTCGGGCCGGAAGGAAGTGGCGTTGCCGGTCGCGGTGAAGCAGGAAGTCGAGAACCAGACGTTCAAGGTGTCCGCCACCGAGAAGGTGAGCGTGCCCGCGGGCTCGTTCGATGCCGTGCGCGTGGACCGCACCGACGCCGACCGCGGTTTCAACGCGTGGTACGTGCCGTCGAAGTATCCCGTGCCGGTGAAGCTCGCGCAGAAGGACGGCGGCGACCTGACGATGGAGCTGGTGAAGTTCGAAGGAAAGTAA
- the purN gene encoding phosphoribosylglycinamide formyltransferase produces MNRPLRVAALASGRGSNLAALIAARDAGRLPVEFTLVGSDKKQAGALAIAEAAGIPTVALSPKDYATRAAFDAALFDRVADSGADLLVLAGYMRIVDAAVVAAWAGRAINVHPSLLPKYRGLHTHRRCLEAGDTEHGASVHFVTAELDGGPVIAQARIPVHPGDSEDDLAGQLLVEEHKLLPAAVGAIASGRLRWQGGPMFDGRPLTHPLTLANLL; encoded by the coding sequence ATGAACCGCCCTCTCCGCGTCGCCGCGCTCGCGTCCGGGCGCGGCAGCAACCTCGCCGCGCTCATCGCCGCCCGCGATGCGGGGCGCCTTCCGGTCGAATTCACCCTCGTCGGCAGCGACAAGAAGCAGGCGGGTGCGCTCGCGATCGCCGAGGCCGCGGGCATTCCCACGGTGGCGCTGAGCCCGAAGGATTACGCGACCCGCGCCGCCTTCGACGCGGCGCTGTTCGACCGCGTGGCCGACAGCGGCGCCGACCTGCTCGTGCTGGCCGGTTACATGCGCATCGTCGATGCCGCCGTGGTTGCGGCGTGGGCAGGGCGCGCGATCAACGTCCATCCGTCGCTCCTGCCCAAGTACCGCGGCCTGCACACGCATCGCCGCTGCCTGGAAGCGGGCGACACCGAGCATGGCGCCAGCGTGCACTTCGTCACCGCCGAACTCGACGGCGGTCCGGTCATCGCTCAGGCACGGATTCCCGTGCACCCCGGCGACAGCGAGGACGATCTCGCGGGGCAGCTGCTGGTCGAGGAGCACAAGCTGCTGCCCGCGGCGGTCGGGGCGATCGCCAGCGGGCGCCTGCGCTGGCAGGGCGGGCCCATGTTCGACGGCCGGCCCCTGACACACCCCCTGACTCTCGCGAATCTCCTGTAG
- a CDS encoding RNA methyltransferase — translation MALSELHDRLRFVLVRTSHSGNIGSAARAIRTMGFDRLTLVAPHRFPDPEATALAAGADDVLAQAAIHGDLVSGLAGATFALGLSARRRGVNLPELDPREGAAQAIAAARRGEQVALVFGNERTGLENDELSRCHAMVRIPSVDDFSSLNLSQAVQVVAYELRTAMLADEAQAPAPDVDPDEAPADAEQLERFFAHLGETLDDIEFHKGRSPTTIMLKLRKLFLRARPEPRELRILHGILADAQRMASLAHKGE, via the coding sequence ATGGCCCTTTCCGAGCTTCACGACCGCCTCCGCTTCGTCCTCGTCCGCACCTCGCACTCGGGGAACATCGGCTCGGCCGCGCGCGCCATCCGGACCATGGGCTTCGACCGGCTCACCCTGGTGGCCCCGCACCGCTTTCCGGACCCGGAGGCCACCGCGCTGGCCGCCGGCGCCGACGATGTGCTCGCCCAGGCGGCGATCCACGGCGACCTGGTGTCGGGCCTCGCCGGCGCCACGTTCGCGCTGGGGCTGTCCGCGCGGCGCCGGGGCGTGAATCTTCCGGAGCTCGATCCGCGCGAGGGCGCCGCGCAGGCCATCGCGGCCGCGCGCCGCGGCGAGCAGGTGGCGCTTGTGTTCGGCAACGAGCGCACGGGCCTGGAAAACGACGAGCTGTCGCGTTGCCACGCCATGGTGCGCATCCCGAGCGTGGACGATTTCAGTTCCCTCAACCTCTCGCAGGCGGTGCAGGTCGTGGCTTACGAATTGCGCACGGCGATGCTGGCGGACGAGGCGCAGGCGCCCGCACCCGATGTCGATCCGGACGAGGCGCCTGCCGACGCGGAACAACTCGAGCGCTTCTTCGCCCACCTCGGCGAAACGCTCGACGACATCGAATTCCACAAGGGCCGTTCGCCCACCACGATCATGCTCAAGCTGCGCAAGCTGTTCCTGCGCGCCCGGCCGGAACCGCGCGAGCTGCGCATCCTGCACGGCATCCTGGCCGACGCCCAGCGCATGGCGTCGCTTGCCCACAAAGGCGAGTGA
- a CDS encoding DUF2066 domain-containing protein, with protein MRPVRLLAALMFFLVASLGTAWAQTSIYTVTVPVADTSAAVRDQAFATGLTQVLARASNGADPRGKPGYADAMKQPGGLVQQYQYARTGGANGAPLSLEIVFDPGAVRRVLAVGDASAAAPKAPVLVVARDASGKLLGQEDLAPLAQTADTRGYQIVVPKGDTVPDPAALAAGDPAAVASAARQYNTAVVLVGKIGDDQTDWTLVSAGRTSSWKDSGEARAALLTNGANAMADKLDRQFASTQGGSTSGTVWVAGLRSAADYAGLLSTFQNDPSVKSIAPVAATPDGVLFDVSAAAPLARLVAGYAAGGHILAANGHDGADLAVRWVP; from the coding sequence ATGCGCCCAGTCCGTCTCCTCGCTGCATTGATGTTCTTCTTGGTGGCCAGCCTTGGCACCGCCTGGGCGCAAACGTCCATCTACACGGTGACGGTGCCGGTGGCCGATACCAGCGCCGCCGTGCGCGATCAGGCCTTCGCCACCGGCCTCACCCAGGTGCTGGCCCGGGCCTCGAACGGGGCCGATCCGCGCGGCAAGCCCGGCTATGCCGATGCGATGAAGCAGCCCGGCGGCCTCGTGCAGCAGTACCAGTACGCCCGCACCGGCGGTGCCAACGGCGCTCCGCTGAGCCTCGAGATCGTGTTCGATCCGGGCGCCGTCCGGCGCGTGCTGGCCGTGGGTGACGCCTCGGCCGCCGCGCCCAAGGCACCCGTTCTCGTGGTGGCGCGGGACGCCTCCGGCAAACTGCTCGGCCAGGAGGACCTGGCACCGCTGGCCCAGACGGCCGACACCCGGGGCTACCAGATCGTGGTTCCGAAGGGCGATACCGTCCCCGATCCGGCGGCACTGGCCGCCGGCGATCCCGCCGCGGTGGCTTCGGCGGCCCGCCAGTACAACACCGCGGTGGTGCTGGTCGGCAAGATCGGCGACGACCAGACCGACTGGACGCTCGTTTCCGCCGGCCGCACCTCGAGCTGGAAGGACAGCGGCGAGGCCCGCGCCGCGCTGCTCACCAACGGCGCCAACGCCATGGCCGACAAGCTGGATCGCCAGTTCGCCTCGACCCAGGGTGGCAGTACCAGCGGCACGGTGTGGGTCGCGGGACTGCGCTCCGCCGCCGATTACGCCGGCCTGCTCTCGACCTTCCAGAACGATCCCTCGGTGAAGTCGATCGCCCCCGTCGCGGCCACGCCGGACGGCGTGCTGTTCGACGTCTCCGCCGCCGCGCCGCTGGCCCGACTGGTCGCCGGCTACGCCGCCGGTGGTCACATCCTCGCCGCGAACGGACACGATGGGGCCGATCTGGCCGTGCGCTGGGTGCCCTGA
- the lptC gene encoding LPS export ABC transporter periplasmic protein LptC, with amino-acid sequence MSVFNLFKDRSAASVAGILAAVLGASVLLYYWTAPEKKVQDFVGPPRSGYVLTNFDLDSYNEEGKPAFKLVAPHLERREGDESLYINAPDFVLPSTKETNVPPWTGHSQYGWVNKDGSMLKLQGKVHMDRIAFQANPPASIDTSEVTAWPKENRLETAEAARIVQGTSTMQGVGMRANLDTKHLELLDAVHTVYQPRKR; translated from the coding sequence GTGAGCGTGTTCAACCTCTTCAAGGACCGCAGCGCGGCCAGCGTCGCCGGCATCCTCGCCGCCGTGCTCGGCGCCAGCGTGCTGCTGTACTACTGGACGGCTCCCGAGAAGAAGGTGCAGGACTTCGTCGGTCCGCCGCGCTCCGGTTACGTGCTGACCAACTTCGACCTCGACTCCTACAACGAGGAAGGCAAGCCCGCCTTCAAGCTGGTCGCCCCGCACCTCGAGCGCCGCGAGGGCGACGAGTCGCTGTACATCAACGCGCCGGATTTCGTGCTGCCCTCCACCAAGGAGACGAACGTGCCGCCGTGGACGGGACATTCCCAGTACGGCTGGGTGAACAAGGACGGCAGCATGCTCAAGCTGCAAGGGAAGGTCCACATGGACCGGATCGCCTTCCAGGCCAATCCGCCCGCCAGCATCGATACCTCGGAAGTCACCGCCTGGCCCAAGGAAAACCGCCTGGAAACCGCAGAGGCGGCGCGGATCGTGCAGGGAACCTCTACAATGCAGGGCGTTGGCATGCGCGCCAATCTCGACACCAAGCACCTGGAGCTCCTCGATGCAGTCCACACCGTCTACCAGCCGCGCAAGCGCTAA
- the murA gene encoding UDP-N-acetylglucosamine 1-carboxyvinyltransferase, with amino-acid sequence MAKILISGGQPLQGEVGISGAKNAVLPILASCLLADEPVSIGNVPHLHDVTTFIELLGRMGVRVVLDDRMKMHIDPRPENSCVAPYDLVRTMRASILVLGPLVARHGKAEVSLPGGCAIGSRPVDQHIRGLQALGAEVTVENGYIKARSGRLKGARIVMDMVTVTGTENILMAATLAEGTTIIENAAQEPEVVDLAHCLIAMGAKIGGIGTSTLIVEGVERLHGAHYDVLPDRIETGTFLVGAAMTGGKVRARGARADTMDAVLQKLEEAGAHVSTGKDWIELDMQGRRPKAVNLTTAPYPAFPTDMQAQFTALNCVAEGVGVITETVFENRFMHALELQRLGADIRLEGNTAIITGVPKMSGAPIMATDLRASACLVLAGLVAEGDTTVDRVYHIDRGYENIEEKLGVLGARIRRLPG; translated from the coding sequence ATGGCCAAGATCCTGATCAGCGGCGGCCAGCCGCTTCAAGGCGAGGTCGGCATTTCCGGCGCGAAGAACGCCGTCCTGCCCATCCTCGCCTCCTGCCTGCTCGCCGACGAGCCGGTGAGCATCGGCAACGTGCCGCACCTGCACGACGTCACCACCTTCATCGAACTGCTGGGCCGCATGGGCGTGCGCGTCGTCCTCGACGACCGCATGAAGATGCACATCGACCCGCGTCCGGAGAATTCCTGCGTGGCGCCGTACGACCTCGTGCGCACCATGCGTGCGTCGATCCTCGTGCTCGGTCCGCTCGTCGCGCGCCACGGCAAGGCCGAAGTGTCGCTGCCCGGCGGCTGCGCCATCGGCTCGCGCCCGGTCGACCAGCACATCCGCGGCCTGCAGGCCCTCGGTGCCGAGGTGACCGTGGAGAACGGCTACATCAAGGCCCGGTCCGGTCGCCTGAAGGGCGCGCGCATCGTCATGGACATGGTCACCGTCACCGGTACCGAAAACATCCTCATGGCGGCCACCCTCGCTGAGGGCACCACGATCATCGAGAACGCGGCGCAGGAGCCCGAGGTGGTCGACCTCGCGCACTGCCTCATCGCCATGGGCGCGAAGATCGGCGGTATCGGCACGTCCACGCTGATCGTGGAAGGTGTCGAACGGCTGCACGGCGCGCATTACGACGTGCTGCCGGACCGCATCGAGACGGGCACCTTCCTTGTCGGCGCGGCGATGACCGGCGGCAAGGTGCGCGCGCGCGGCGCGCGCGCCGACACGATGGACGCGGTGCTGCAAAAGCTCGAGGAAGCCGGCGCGCACGTCAGCACCGGCAAGGACTGGATCGAACTCGACATGCAGGGTCGCCGGCCGAAGGCGGTGAACCTCACCACCGCGCCGTACCCCGCGTTTCCCACCGACATGCAGGCGCAGTTCACGGCGCTCAACTGCGTCGCCGAAGGCGTGGGCGTGATCACCGAAACGGTGTTCGAGAACCGCTTCATGCACGCGCTGGAACTGCAGCGCCTGGGCGCGGACATCCGCCTCGAAGGCAACACCGCCATCATCACCGGCGTGCCGAAGATGAGTGGCGCGCCGATCATGGCGACCGACCTTCGCGCTTCCGCCTGCCTCGTGCTCGCGGGACTCGTCGCCGAAGGCGACACGACAGTCGACCGCGTGTACCACATCGATCGCGGCTACGAGAACATCGAAGAGAAACTCGGCGTGCTGGGCGCGCGCATCCGGCGTTTGCCGGGCTGA
- the hda gene encoding DnaA regulatory inactivator Hda → MTSQLPLALRWPRRQRFEHFHPGENAAAVEAVRAAATAAAAPWVFVAGPVGSGRTHLLIAACQAAIDAGRTAQYLPLAGWRGSRATAIRGMAGSDLLVIDDIDSIAGEGDAEHALFDTFNRYRAEGCTLLFSATGSPASLDIALPDLRSRLGSLTQAVLKPLGDDERRHVLREQAGARGIELDDVVLDWLFVHHARDLGTLLDLLDTLDRASLAAQRRVTVPFLRNLLRNEV, encoded by the coding sequence ATGACGAGCCAGCTTCCCCTCGCCTTGCGCTGGCCGCGGCGGCAACGCTTCGAGCACTTCCATCCGGGCGAGAACGCCGCCGCGGTGGAAGCCGTGCGCGCGGCGGCGACCGCGGCGGCGGCACCCTGGGTGTTCGTCGCGGGGCCTGTGGGCAGCGGTCGCACCCACCTCCTGATCGCCGCGTGCCAGGCGGCCATCGACGCCGGCCGTACGGCACAGTACCTGCCGCTGGCGGGATGGCGGGGATCGCGGGCGACCGCGATCCGCGGCATGGCCGGCAGCGACCTGCTCGTCATCGACGACATCGATTCGATCGCCGGCGAAGGCGATGCCGAGCACGCGCTGTTCGATACCTTCAACCGCTATCGCGCCGAAGGTTGCACACTGCTGTTCTCCGCCACCGGATCGCCCGCGTCGCTGGATATCGCCTTGCCCGACCTGCGGTCGCGGCTGGGTTCGCTCACCCAGGCCGTGCTCAAGCCGCTGGGCGATGACGAGCGCCGCCACGTCCTGCGCGAGCAGGCCGGCGCGCGTGGCATCGAACTGGACGACGTGGTGCTCGACTGGCTGTTCGTCCACCACGCGCGCGACCTCGGCACGCTGCTGGACCTGCTGGACACCCTCGACCGTGCGTCGCTCGCCGCCCAGCGGCGAGTGACCGTTCCTTTCTTGCGCAACCTGCTAAGAAACGAAGTGTAG
- a CDS encoding AI-2E family transporter, whose protein sequence is MSHDTSRRWQMLAIIAVIVFVIWVLAPVLMPFAVAAMLAYLGDPLADRLQRLGMGRTWAVSIVFTVISLVVVTVLLLLIPLIQTQFESLSENLPRYLDWVRGTALPWIQAKLRLDPHVFDTDRLLATIREHIGSVGTIAAKTVAKVTQSGMGVVTWLTNAVLIPVVAFYLLRDWDTMMAYIQRLLPRSIEPTVVGLARESDQVLGAFVRGQLLVMLALGVFYGLGLTLVGISIGPLIGMVAGLLSFVPYLGFMIGFVAALIAALVQYGDWLHVILVVVVFTVGQLLEGYVLVPRLVGGKIGLHPVAVIFAVLAGGHLFGFLGVLLALPAASVVVVLMRYAFSRYRESDLYMEPAPGAPAPAVEVDVEVDVETRPTPPSAPTDGGP, encoded by the coding sequence ATGAGCCACGACACATCGCGCCGCTGGCAGATGCTGGCGATCATCGCGGTCATCGTCTTCGTGATCTGGGTACTGGCGCCGGTGCTGATGCCGTTCGCCGTCGCCGCCATGCTCGCCTACCTCGGCGATCCCCTGGCCGACCGCCTGCAACGCCTCGGCATGGGCCGTACATGGGCGGTGAGCATCGTGTTCACCGTGATCTCGCTGGTCGTGGTCACGGTCCTGCTGCTGCTCATCCCGCTCATCCAGACCCAGTTCGAAAGCCTCTCCGAGAACCTGCCGCGCTACCTGGACTGGGTACGCGGCACGGCGCTGCCGTGGATCCAGGCGAAGCTGCGCCTCGATCCGCACGTGTTCGACACCGATCGTCTCCTGGCGACCATTCGCGAGCACATCGGGTCGGTGGGCACGATCGCCGCGAAGACCGTCGCGAAGGTCACCCAATCCGGCATGGGCGTGGTGACCTGGCTGACCAACGCGGTGCTGATTCCGGTCGTCGCCTTCTACCTGCTGCGCGACTGGGACACGATGATGGCCTACATCCAGCGCCTGCTGCCGCGCTCGATCGAGCCGACCGTGGTCGGCCTCGCGCGCGAATCGGACCAGGTGCTCGGCGCCTTCGTCCGTGGCCAGCTGCTGGTGATGCTCGCCCTCGGCGTCTTCTACGGCCTGGGCCTCACGCTGGTCGGCATTTCCATCGGTCCGCTGATCGGCATGGTCGCCGGCCTGCTGAGCTTCGTCCCGTACCTGGGATTCATGATCGGCTTCGTCGCCGCGCTGATCGCGGCGTTGGTGCAGTACGGCGACTGGCTGCACGTGATCCTCGTCGTCGTGGTGTTCACCGTCGGCCAGCTGCTCGAGGGTTACGTGCTGGTGCCGCGCCTCGTGGGCGGAAAAATCGGCCTGCATCCCGTGGCGGTGATCTTCGCGGTGCTCGCCGGCGGCCATCTGTTCGGCTTCCTCGGCGTGCTGCTCGCGCTGCCTGCCGCGTCGGTGGTCGTGGTCTTGATGCGTTACGCCTTCAGCCGCTACCGCGAGAGCGACCTGTATATGGAACCGGCGCCCGGAGCGCCTGCTCCGGCGGTCGAGGTGGATGTCGAGGTGGACGTGGAAACGCGGCCCACGCCACCGTCCGCGCCCACCGACGGCGGACCATGA